The Bacteroidales bacterium sequence AAAATTTAACTTGTTGTATTTCTGTAGCTTATCATTTCAATCGAGGTTTTCACTCCCCAAACAAAATTGAAACCAATTTTTTCTCGATTAGTTAGCGATGAAAGCAATCCTGGCAATTTAAGATTTTTAAAAATGGCTGAATAGCATCAGAAAACCTTATTCCAAAGAAAAAACCCCAAACCCTGACAATCAGAATTGCAGGCAGGAGCCTGCAGAAATAATTTCAGCTTAGGCTGGAGCCTAAGCTGAACGTACGTTCGGACGAGGCTCTGCCTCGTCCGGTCTATCATGGCAGGCTCCAGCCTGCCAGGGAAAAGCAATCCCGGCAATTTCCGGTTTTCTTAATTTCAGCCCCGTTTACACAAGTCATCAAACATTATTTCTTTATTTGCAATGGATTGATCCCTGACAATCAGAATCGCAGGCAGGAGCCTGCAGAAATAATTGCAGCTTAGGCTGGAGCCTAAGCTGAACGTACGTTCGGACGAGGCTCTGCCTCGTCCGGTCTATCATGGCAGGCTCCAACCTGCCTTAGAAATGCAATCCCGACAGTTTCCGGTTTTCTTAATTTCAGCCCTGACAGTCCCGCACGTGCGGGATTGTCAGGGCTATTTTTTGGTCAAGTCTTCCAGTAAGTTCTTCCTGTCCCAGGTTTATCATTTTGATTGGCGATCATAAAACACTCTCGTGATAATTTTTTCAAAAAAATGTTGGATAAATAAATATTCCAATATCTTTGCCGCAATTAAATACTGAAATAAATGCACAGCGCCAGCAATTTTTACTTTTACTTTTATTTTTACGGAAACTCCGGCGGGGCTTGCTGTGTGAGATAATATTATCAAAACAAATCGGGCCCCGTGTAACTCACGGGGCTCTTTTTTTTATGTAAAATGGAACAAAAAAGAAGTCAGAAACCAATCGTTCAGATCGCCATCCAGGGCGGAGAAGCCTCTTTTCATGAGATCGCTTCCAGAAAGTACTTCAATAATGGAATCACTATTCAGCCCTGCGACACATTTGAAGCAATTATTGACTCCCTTGTTTTTGAAACATCGGTTTATGGTTGCTTTGCCATCGAAAATACGGTGGCGGGAAGTATCCTTCAAAACTATACCCTGATAAAGGAAAACCCGGTCGAAATCGTCGGCGAAGTTTACCTTAGGATTACCCAGAACCTGCTTGCCCTGTCCGGACAAAGGATTGAAGACATCAGGGAAGTTCATTCGCACCACATGGCCATTGCACAATGCCGGTTGTTTTTTAAAGATTTTCCGTGGATAAAACTTGTGGAATCGGTGGACACAGCCATCAGTGCCCGTGAGATCAGCGAGGGAGGTATAACTGGCAGGGGCGCTATTGCCAGCCACCTTGCAGCAGAAACATTCCATCTCGATGTCCTGGCAGAAGGGATTGAAACCAACAAAAGAAATTTTACCCGTTTTCTGATTCTGGCTAAGAAAGGTACTCAAATCAAGCGTAGCCAGGAACCTGATAAAGCATCGCTATGTTTCAGTTTATTGCATCAAACCGGCAGCCTGGCCAAAATCCTGAGTGTCATCGCCTTTTATGATATCAACCTGACCAAGATTCAGTCGCTTCCAATCCTTGGCCGTGAGTGGCAATATTTCTTTTATGTGGATGTGGCTTTTACCGATTACAACCGTTACCGGCAATGTCTTTCTGCCATCGAACCTCTGGTTGACGACATGCACATCCTCGGGGAATATACTCATGGCGCGGATACTTTCGAAACAATTCACCAAAAACAGTCAATATGATCATCCAACCTGCTGAACGGACAAATACAGTCACTGAATACTATTTTGCCAGCAAGCTACGCGAAATTGAAGAGCTGAAGCGGCAGGGCAAAAAGGTACTGAACCTCGGCATCGGCAGCCCCGATATGATGCCGCACGACGATGTACTTGATGAAATGGCTTCCCAGAGTAAAAAGCAAGGGAGTAACGGTTACCAGAGTTACACCGGACTGCCGGCGCTCAGGGAAGCGTTTGCCGGCTGGTACAAAAGATATTTTGGAATTGAACTTGATCCTGGCGGTGAGATTCTCCCATTAATGGGCTCTAAGGAAGGGATCATGCACATTTCGATGGCATTTTTAAATCCTGGTGACGGCGTGTTGATTCCAAACCCGGGTTATCCGGCTTATGCGGCTGTTACAAGATTGGTAGGCGCCATGCCGGTGGAGTATAATTTGAAGCCTGAAAATGGCTGGCTGCCTGATTTTGAGGAGATAGAAAATATGGATCTGACTGGTGTTAAACTGATGTGGGTCAATTATCCGAATATGCCGAGCGGTGCTAAAGCAAACCTGGAGTTTTTCAATCAGTTAATTCATTTTGCAAAACAGAAAAAAATCCTCATCTGCAACGACAATCCCTACAGCTTTATCCTGAACGACAACCCTTTAAGTATTTTTTCAGCAGAAGGGGCGAAGGAGGTGGCGCTGGAACTCAATTCGATGAGTAAGTCTCACAATATGGCTGGTTTCCGCATGGGGATGGTGTCAGGGCAAGCCGATTACCTGA is a genomic window containing:
- a CDS encoding prephenate dehydratase, giving the protein MEQKRSQKPIVQIAIQGGEASFHEIASRKYFNNGITIQPCDTFEAIIDSLVFETSVYGCFAIENTVAGSILQNYTLIKENPVEIVGEVYLRITQNLLALSGQRIEDIREVHSHHMAIAQCRLFFKDFPWIKLVESVDTAISAREISEGGITGRGAIASHLAAETFHLDVLAEGIETNKRNFTRFLILAKKGTQIKRSQEPDKASLCFSLLHQTGSLAKILSVIAFYDINLTKIQSLPILGREWQYFFYVDVAFTDYNRYRQCLSAIEPLVDDMHILGEYTHGADTFETIHQKQSI
- a CDS encoding aminotransferase class I/II-fold pyridoxal phosphate-dependent enzyme: MIIQPAERTNTVTEYYFASKLREIEELKRQGKKVLNLGIGSPDMMPHDDVLDEMASQSKKQGSNGYQSYTGLPALREAFAGWYKRYFGIELDPGGEILPLMGSKEGIMHISMAFLNPGDGVLIPNPGYPAYAAVTRLVGAMPVEYNLKPENGWLPDFEEIENMDLTGVKLMWVNYPNMPSGAKANLEFFNQLIHFAKQKKILICNDNPYSFILNDNPLSIFSAEGAKEVALELNSMSKSHNMAGFRMGMVSGQADYLKNILTVKSNMDSGMYKPIQLAAIKALQSPPEWYSMINAEYAKRRNLAGKLFDTMAVDYDSEQTGMFLWGLIPEGFADGYDCSDHLLYKHNVFITPGGIFGSNGNQFIRVSLCSKPEVFEEVIERVIGSFNN